In Salvia miltiorrhiza cultivar Shanhuang (shh) chromosome 4, IMPLAD_Smil_shh, whole genome shotgun sequence, the DNA window AAAGTCCCAATCTAGCTATATATCTTTAGTCTAATTACGTACAAGAAACTCGTATATCAACCTAACTAATTATACAATATACCTAATTTGTAAATctttttttacaaaattattGTGCATGTAGTCTGacatttatataaatttgtggAACACATATATATGGACATAAAGATGAAAGTGTCCACTTCTGGAGCAAGCAGCCGGTACAAATTTACATAATTTAGTGtccaaaattaaatatgaataaaatagaatttgtgGGCCATGTCACCGATTgtcttttctttctctttttggcAAAGTCGATTGGACTAAATTAAAGTGTTAGCAGATGAAGGAGCAAGATAGGCCAATAATCAAAGCTTGGGGTCAAATATAATTAAAGGAGGCTCCTATTTGATTAAACAAATCATAATTCAAAGGGTTATCTGTTATCTGTTAAGTAGTACTTCATGGGTTAGATTAGACTTGTAGATAGATACATAGGGTGACATTTATGAATTTAGATTATAAGTGAtaagtaataattaaaaatagagaaatttCTTAATAAATGCCACATGCCATGCCTCCACATGAATGCAACCAAacattactctttttttttccaaGAACTTGGAGctgaatatttaatttaattcttcTTGCCCAAAATCCCATTTGGATCAGGTTTTGAAGACATCATGTTTCTTCATAATTTCGAAGTCTTTTATTAGACACAATTTCACccaatatataaatattggaTAGAGTGGGTATACATTATCTTAAAAAATGAGATGATTTATAATTATAGAACCATTAAATTTACGGTCTAGATTTAAGATCTacgaaaaatatatttaatgaatagagtcaataaaaatttaaaccCGTGCATAATCAAGTTCGTACGTTTTATTACCTTGTTCGTTAATCTGGCCCTTTTCAGAATCAAATTAAGTGAGAATATTGTTGTATTAAATAATTATGGTGAAGTTTCGCCCATTTTAGAATTCAAATCCCATGCAAATTTAAATGTTGTTCGTGTGTTTTATTATCTTGTTCATTAATCTCAattcacataattaattttaactgtAGAATTTTAATATATGACGTTTTAGATTTAATCTCATAATTTTAAGGATCAttctcattatatatatatatatatatatgtatgtatatataggaaAAGGTTTAATAAAGAAATGTAAATTTTGTTAGAAAGGAGAAACAATTTCATCCACTCAATTAACATAATCTAACGGTATATAATCAATCCTATAAAATGGAGAAATAGattcattaaaattaatttgttatgtACTCTTTCGGTCTACGAAAAGAGTTTTATTATATGCTagatatgaattttaataaaactgTTGTTAATGAAATAAATGTACAATTTGTAGGgataatgttaatattattatgtacaAATTGGAATAAAGGTACCATTAATTTATAGGTAAATATAGGAGAAAATAGATGATGTGATTGTTGAAAAAGTGAAATGAGACTATTTTTcgtgataaataaaaattggtaagtgttgtaaatatatcttctagatatatcttatgtgtgttgaccaagaaacctagagggagaataacacttgacatcttcaagccaccggagttgactgtcctccgttcacaccggacgtgtatgaacgttcacaccggacgtgtgtgaacgttcacaccggacgttcacacttggtttaacacctataaatatgggtgtgttgtgaacttCATGATAACGATATTTGTATTCTCTActatattctctcgcttctctctagtttataacacgttatcagcacgatgCTCTAATCCTCTCATCTTCCTTCGATCGTAAAAGGATTGGAGGTATGCCCTAGGAAAGAATTGTGTCTTTCCAATAAGGTAcgactaattttcttttcatctgaaTTTCAATCCGTATAATTTTAGTAATCATCTAAATCCAGACGAAAGAAActttgaagtattagaatattaTACTGTTTAATATGTTTATATCAATAAATTGGCTTGGAAATAACCAGAAAACGGAATCATAGTAACATATATGCTTTGCATAAAAGAGATTGTTATTGAAATTTGTGCAAATTCCCCTTATATTTGTGGTTTGATGCAAATatgttatatttgtttattacgaATGATATAATTTTCGTTATTCTTGAAGAAATACAAATAATCCTAAAAGTTATATTTTGATGCTATTAAAATAGCATTTGTTTGAGCATATTAAATTAGTGATGCATTTCGAATGATATTGATCTTAATCATTCCACCAAACAAAAGTGAATTTTGATTGGAATTTGGAGGATATAAAGTAAATTTTTGATCTGTACTTAGACGGAATATGTCATTTTATGTAAACTTGTATTTGATGTGGTATAAAAAGTCAATGTGAAATagtagattttagaaaaataataaagaaaaatatgaaaagttcACGCAAAATAGAAGACTATTTTGATAATTGGAGACATAATAGATTCGCCCGATTATGTTAAAAAGATATGATGCCAATAGATTTAATctcaatatttttgtgcacccTTTCGGTGAGATGACAAACATATATAAttgagttttaatttattttgtttgttaagAGTGCAATATTTGATTGGATCTTATTCTACAAAATCTTGAATATGATTTACTACTACGTGGCAATTCTTGTTtcgtattattttatataatcagTAAACTTCAATGTTCTACTACTTGAATCACTATTGATATTATCATGTATTGGgaaattttttaattcatagtGGATATATactttgtatattatatatatacaacgtatttttttaaaataatcttgAAAAACTCATTGATGCTATTcaaatagcacaagtagtattcctgaagaatattacattcaagatcttaaattgatgctattaaagtagcacaagtaatattcctgaagaatattacatgctctaagagcaagtaaattaaatatttggataacatatccttgaatctttatctatttgattcatattgttgcTCCCGATGTAGCACAATCAATATTCCATGAAGGATATTACATACTCTTCAAGAGCAATCCATATTATATGCTTttgaaaattagaccttgaaggtcaaacggccctaaaggccaaatggttgtactctttttcccttactaagtttttttcctacgaggttttcttagttaaggtttttaacgaggcaactagtgtaatatatgagtaaatatatatgtcttgtactATTTTCCTCTACCAAATTTTTCCCATGGGGTTTttacggagaggtttttaacaaggcatgaatatatatatatatatattaatatcatatgaaatcttgtgatatttgtcttggtaaataaatacacatattattcttcaaaagaagaagtatttccttaagttgacattagatgagaataatgttaacataatatcaggtgcatcaaaaatcattgaaggctccggaagagcttgtatcattttgccaaatgatactaaattagatattgaaaatgccctgCACTTTAGTAAGtaacttactaagtttcaaggatatccgaaataatggataccacatcgagACAATTATGTGAAAGGTAGAAATGAATATCtttgcataaattcttttgtttcaggctataagctgacaaaagaaaaattagcaacactaccttctggaatgtattacacattcataaaagcaattgagacaaaccattTCATGAACGTAAAGTTCAATGATacaaaaagctttaagctttgtcatgataggtttggacatcctggagcgactatgatgcgccgaataatcaataattcatatgggcacaacataaagaatcaaaaggttctttctacaaatgaattctcatgtgatgcttgtgcgcaaggcaagttagtcattagaccttcatatacgaaggaTAATACTAAATCTCCATATTTCTTAGAAAGAATTGAAGGAGACATTTatggacctatacatccaccttgtggaccttttcgataATTTATGGTATTAATTAATGCCTTTTATAGATGGTCccatgtatgcttgctttctactagaaatgcaacatttgctagactacttgctcaaatcataaaattaagagctcaattcccagacaattcaattaaaagaattcgtcttgataatgctggtgagtttacatctcaagcatttgataactattgtatggctattggaattgagattgaacatccagtagctcatgtccatactcaaaatggtttagcggaatcatttattaaacgtcttcaaattattgctagaccattacttatgaaatcaaaactaccaactactgtttggggtcatgccatattacatgctgcaacattagttcgactaaggccatcagcaaatcatgaatactccccaatgcaaattatatttggccgagaacctgatgtttctcacttacgaacttttggttgcgcggttCAAGTCACAATTGCACTCCCACAACGTacaaaaatgggtccccaacgaagacttgggatatatgttggatttgattcaccatcgattataaggtatatagaacctttaacaggtgatttatttactgcacgttttgcagattgtcatttagatgaaatgacatttccaacattaggaggaataaatctacatccagaaaagcacaaggaaatctcttggaatgagaaaaacttatcacattttgattctagaacaaatcaatgtgaacaagaaattgaaaagatcattcatttgcaaaagattgcaaatcaaattcctgatgcttttgtagatacaagaaaagtgacacaatctcacatacatgctgcaaatactccagctaaaattgatgtccctgaaggacaaatagctttggcagcaaatgagtccaaaattcgtcaaaaacgtggtcgaccagttggttccaaagattctatgcctagaaaaagaaaggggcaagatggaaaccaaacaatgacgaaaacgactaatcaatcaaatgaaagtgatgtaattcctgaagaattacaagtatctgaaaatcatgagatctcaataaattatttacatcagatactagagagagaaaatatcattgttgatgatatatttgcctttcatatagctcttcatgttttaaatgaggatcctcaactaaagtctgttgcagaatgcaaacatagacttgattggccaaagtggaaagaagctatagaaagggaattaaattcctgtgataaccggaaagtatttgggcctatagccttaactccggaatctaaaatccctgttggatatagatggatttttgttagaaagagaaacgagaaaaatgaagttacgagatatagagcaagactcgtagcacaaggtttctcacaaaaaccaggaattgattatgaggaaacatactctccagtaatggacgctattacttttagatttttgattagtctggctgtgtcacaaaggcttgatatgcgccttatggatgtaatgactgcttatctatatgggtcattagataatgacatatttatgaaaattcccgaaggatttaaaatgcctgaaggattgcagtcaaaacccaaaagcatgtattcaattaaactgcaaaaatcgttgtataggttgaaacagtctggtcgtatgtggtacaatagactgagcgagtatcttttgaaagaaggatacaagaatGATGATATCcgcccttgtgttttcattaagaaaaccgaaagtggatttgcaatcatagcagtttatgttgatgatttaaatttaattgggactcctgaagagctcaataaaactgctgaatatttgaagaaagaatttgagatgaaagatgtgggaaagacaaagttttgtcttggtttgcaaatggaacgtatccgtggaggtacgtttatccatcaatccacatatacagaaaaagtgttaaacgcttctatatggataatgcacatccattagcatcaccaatggtcgttagatctcttgatactaagaaagatccatttcgaccaattgaagagggtgaaacgatacttggtcctgaagtaccatatctaagtgcaattggagcattgacttatctggctaataatactagaccagatatagctttttctgttaatcttctagaaagatttagctctgcacccactttgagacattggaatggtgttaagcacattctacgttatctaaagggtaccattgaccttggattatattatcaagaaaattctgataatactctagtggggtattcggatgcaggatttttatccgatccacatgaagctaagtcacaaactggatatattttcacatgtggtggaactgctatatcatggaagtctgtgaaacaaaccttgactgcaacatcctcaaatcattctgaaatccttgcaatccacgaaacaagtcgagaatgtgtatggttgagaaatgtgacgagtcatatccaagagtcgtgcgggttagcttcatcaaaggccaaaccaactgttttatatgaagacaatgctgattgcatcgcgcaactcaaggaaggatacatcaaaggagataggacgaaacatatttttccaaaagctcttctacacacacaaccttcaaaagggttacgatatcgacgtgcaacaaattcgctcaagtgaaaatctggcggacttattcaccaaggcattaccaacatcgacattcagaaagttggtacacgagatcggcatacgtcgactcaaagatattcaatgatctcaagttcaggggaagcagttgtactctttttccttcgactaggttttgtcccattgggttttcctagcaaggttttaatgaggcaacattttttagggattggtcaatcaaggggaagtgttgtaaatatatcttctagatatatcttatgtgtgttgaccaagaaacctagagggagaataacacttgatatcttcaagccaccggagttgactgtcctccgttcacaccggacgtgtatgaacgttcacaccggacgtgtgtgaacgttcacaccggacgttcacacttggtttaacacctataaatatgggtgtgttgtgaacttCATGATAACGATATTTGTATTCTCTActatattctctcgcttctctctagtttataacagtAAGTGAGATATACCGAAAGTTTCTATACTATCAATTGGAAAGTgcaaagaaaattaaattacattacTCTATGGTCAAAAATCCTTTTTTCCCCCCTTGACCTTTGAAAAGAAAgtttcaattaattttatttcaaaatctaCACTCAATTTGATTTCCAGCGGCGTCTcgaatacaaaataaataaataaaaggcaAACGATAAAAATGAATGGTGAAGTCGCTTTCCGACAAGAAATATCAATACATTAGCTGCTAGCTAGTAATAATAGGAAGATTTACTTTATATATGCTACTATTCAATGGCCATGGATTATAAatctcaaattaaatttaattaaacaaaaatgcACCAGAATTAGGACTCGTGTCGTGCATGTTTCATCAAATTGAGAGCTTATCACTAGATTATAAGTATGGTAAGTGGCAACGCTAcaaaataaactaaaagtgagggttttttttatttattatattattaaaaaaaaacctcTCAGATATAACCTATCAAGTCATGATGTCAGTTGTAGTATAGTAAAATATCAAATCATAGTTAAAAGGTTAAATCAGTTAGTCGACATGGACAAGAAAGTAAGTCAACTGTAGAATTAACTGAAATAACAGAAGAAATGTCGGTATAGTAATAGTAAGAATAAGATATAATGAAATTGCAAATGCTAGTTCACAACATTCAATACAATATATCCTCAACGCATAGAAatgctaattaattaatcttaattTCCCTTTACATAATTTGTGCCTAAATTTACAAGCACGGGAAAATGTGCGGCCATAATTGAGAGTCAAATTCTGAAGAGGAATAAAGGGATCTGATAAAGATCATATAATCTGTCCATAGATTATATCCACCGACTTTTTTAGCCCTTTTTGATACTCATCAAATCTATCAATGCGACTTGATTTTTTCCCCTTCTTTAATTAGAAATATTATGAGCATTTGCTTTCATTTGCCACTGTATTTTTCCTCGATCAATCAAATTCTTATAACGTACCTGAAAATATTCATGGGAGACAAAACAAGTTGTTATATcgagtaaaataattaaacaatatgGAGTACAATTCTTTAAATTTAGCATGATTAAAGAAATATTAAACTAAAAGATTATAATTTATGCCCATTCTTATTATTAACCACGACTAGCTTGGAAAATTAattgtataatatataaatagagTTGAGATTCGGTAAAAATCAATATTATTCTATATAACATGATTGTAATTGTATAAAACATAGTACTATGCTTGAAAGGCATAAAAACATAGAAATCAtcatttttgtttaaaaaagCATAATATCACAACGAAGGCATTATTTTGTTAATAAAAACACAACTctatttgaaatcaattttcaCCATCCACTAATCAAGATCTACAAACTAGATTGATTTCTATTGAACGGAATGAGgatgatatttttatttataaaaaatatatttggaCTCATTTAAACCACACGGTTAACATAGAAAGATGAATTAATAAGATCCAAATTAAGGGCAAGTCATGTTTTCGTGTCACCTTTCatatattcaataaataaaaactctTAATCGGTTTTGTGTTATGTTAATTAATCTGCAGATTAAGTTCAAGTCAAAATGGCAAACCGTTAGTGAGTAATTAATTTCTATTCTTTACCAATGGTAATTAAGCATGATTCTTTGAAAAGgtaaagcaaaaaaaaagtaGCTCAATAGCAAGTAGAAAAGACATACTAAATGTTTAGTTCATTATTAATAAAATCTTTCAAATCCACTgtataatttcaatttttttacttaattaacaaatcattaataatatttagagaCAGTGAATGAGTGCTAACCAGATGGTGTAGGGCTAGATGCTGGAGTTTATATTAATGGAATGAAAACAGGCTGTTGTTGAATCCTGACTGATTGAAATTTTTTTGTCTATGCTCATCCACTTCCCACAAGGTCTGTCTGCTTCCCTGAATATGATATAATTTGTCCATCTTAcattaaaatatacaaatatatatatgtacgtcaaaaattaattatgatacAAGTAAAAGATCAATgattttgaaagagaaaaggaaagaaaatataatttacctgTGGGTATGGGAGGACACATGGAAGTTGAGCTTGTTGAAACAGAAGAGGATTTTCAAGAAAATTATAGTTGTTGGCAACCATTAATGATTCTGCATGTGGGCTTGTTGGGGATGGCAAGTCACTAAGATCCTGCATGCAAATTTAATTTTCAgatttagatttaattagcaACAACTGTGACaaacaaaagtaaaaaaaaaaatattactattataaaaagtaaaataaactcAGTAGTTCTTGATTAAAGAAAATCTTTATCTGTACCTGATCAGGCCTAACCATGAATGATTCCAAGTCCACCCCAAAGTCATAGAACATGGGATTCACAGAAGCAAGCTTCATTGAGAGAAACTGTAGGAAAGGAAATTCATAGTTAGGATGGTAATGCATTAATTAATTCTCAGAAATTCACggggaaattaaaaaaataaaaataaataagcaCCTCAACTTGATTTTGGAGGGATtgaacataattaataatttcgTCCAACATGAGGGCCTTCCCAGTTACCTGTATGTCACACAAAACCACATGAAGCTGTCACCAAAACACATCTAAAcatacaaaattaatattaatattgttCCCAAAGCAAACCAAACTAGCCAATAATATTGAGacaaattaaattcttgaacTTGAACAATATAGTCACCTTGTCACAACCAGGAACAAGAGTCTGTAGCAGCTTCATTCTTTCActtattctctctctccttacCTGGCACACACACACAGTGAGAAACATGTAGTATAATTTttccaaataaattaaaataacattataaTTGAGTAAAATGAatagttttgaaaaaaaatagaaagtatATACCCTCTCAGCAAGACTGTGACTATCAGTAGCTTGGCCCCTCCTAGCCCTTACATGTATGTAGCCTGCTGCTTCTGCAGCTTTAATTTCTTTGGAGTTATTCTTCTTTTCTTCAtcatcttttattttcttctgcTTCTTTCCCTTCACTTCTCTCTTATCCTAGAAtattgcaaaaaataatttattcagaATATTAGTGTAAAAGAGGAAATGGAAAAAAGGAGAAATATAAATAGTAACCTTGGATTGAGCAGAATTTGCAGAAGAGCGGGATTTGCATTTCCTCTTCTTATTGTCCATGGGAGTGACGAAGTTTTGAGTGATTTGGTCATTGCTTTCATGCTTATGATCAGTCACAATGGAAGAGGAATTGTTATCCATGTTTGGGAGAAAAGAAGGATTGAAGTTGTGAGAGGAGAGATGATTGTTGTTGGCAATAGCATCAATGGTGGTTGCGTTTGGGTGGAAAAGAGAGTCGAGGAGAAAAGGATGGTGGTGGTGAAATGATGTTGATGAAAAGGCTGCCATGTTTTTCTCTGCTTGCTTTGGAAGTGGAACAAAGAAAATTTTAGAAAGTGATGGGAGAGAGATTCTCCAGAATTGGCCTCGgatttatgatgatgatgatgatgattacgattgatatctctctctctctctcaaataaaCTTGATCGATAATAGTATCAGATTGTGTGTCTGATTCTGATACAATGTCGAGAGGGCTcacctatatatataagcaCTGGGGACCGGGAAAACAGAGAGAGAACATATCTTATACTATACCCATTCTTTTCCATGCActaagtttatatataaatgaatcggatcttatatatatacatgtcaCGTGTATAGTTTATTATGTCACtcactttattattaatggatacTTATCATTGAATAttattgaaatttttacaaaaattaattatatgtaccctaatttcaaattataattaattttaaattttcaaaataaatataattaagttctaattgaattaatatatcCTAATTAATTAGCTCCAAATTATGCTGAAATATTAATaagtttaaattataaaaaaaatggtcaAAATTATTGAAACTTGAAACTGAAACACAAAATAAAACACCAAAACATAATGCAGCCTATTCTTTTTCATGCAGT includes these proteins:
- the LOC131020209 gene encoding transcription factor BC1-like; translation: MAAFSSTSFHHHHPFLLDSLFHPNATTIDAIANNNHLSSHNFNPSFLPNMDNNSSSIVTDHKHESNDQITQNFVTPMDNKKRKCKSRSSANSAQSKDKREVKGKKQKKIKDDEEKKNNSKEIKAAEAAGYIHVRARRGQATDSHSLAERVRRERISERMKLLQTLVPGCDKVTGKALMLDEIINYVQSLQNQVEFLSMKLASVNPMFYDFGVDLESFMVRPDQDLSDLPSPTSPHAESLMVANNYNFLENPLLFQQAQLPCVLPYPQGSRQTLWEVDEHRQKNFNQSGFNNSLFSFH